Proteins encoded within one genomic window of Mesorhizobium sp. AR10:
- a CDS encoding HutD family protein: protein MRILRAAEYRSMPWKNGGGVTTEVAVSPAGAGLDDFDWRVSMARVEGGGPFSGFAGVDRTLAVLQGEGIVLDIAGRPPAEMTRTSAPLAFPADVPTQATLIAGPITDLNVMTRRGRMTHTVERLLVSAPTEVQSAADTTLILPLDGDVMVAGAAAVRIGPLDTLFLEPDARQMRLTPARKTTVFVIRINRVATDD, encoded by the coding sequence GTGCGCATCCTGCGGGCAGCCGAATACCGGTCGATGCCGTGGAAGAACGGCGGCGGGGTGACGACCGAGGTCGCCGTCTCGCCCGCCGGTGCTGGGCTCGACGATTTCGACTGGCGCGTCTCGATGGCGCGCGTCGAGGGCGGTGGCCCATTCTCCGGCTTTGCCGGCGTTGACCGCACCCTGGCCGTGCTGCAGGGCGAGGGTATTGTCCTCGATATTGCCGGCCGGCCGCCGGCTGAGATGACCAGAACGTCCGCTCCGCTAGCCTTTCCAGCCGACGTGCCGACGCAGGCGACACTGATCGCCGGTCCGATCACCGATCTCAATGTCATGACCCGCCGGGGGCGAATGACCCACACCGTCGAGCGCCTGCTGGTTTCGGCCCCGACGGAGGTCCAGTCAGCGGCCGATACGACCCTCATTTTGCCACTTGATGGCGATGTCATGGTGGCCGGCGCTGCAGCTGTCCGCATTGGACCGCTCGATACGCTGTTTCTCGAGCCGGACGCCCGGCAAATGCGCCTCACGCCGGCGCGCAAGACGACAGTGTTCGTGATCCGCATCAATCGCGTTGCCACCGACGATTAA
- the hutU gene encoding urocanate hydratase, whose translation MNDPRHNIREIRSPRGTELNARTWQTEAPLRMLMNNLDPDVAENPNELVVYGGIGRAARTWNDFDQIVASLKTLGDDETLLVQSGKPVGVFRTHTDAPRVLIANSNLVPHWANWEKFNELDKKGLMMYGQMTAGSWIYIGTQGIVQGTYETFVEAGRQHYSGNLKGKWILTGGLGGMGGAQPLAAVMARACCLAIECNPDSIDFRLRTRYVDEKAETLDEAMAMIERWTKAGEAKSVGLLGNTAEIVPEMFRRGIRPDMVTDQTSAHDPINGYLPKGWTMAEWREKRVSDPKAVEKAARASMREHVEAMVAFWNAGVPTLDYGNNIRQVAKDEGFENAFAFPGFVPAYIRPLFCRGIGPFRWAALSGDPEDIYKTDAKVRELTPGNTHLHNWLDMARERIAFQGLPARICWVGLGDRHRLGLAFNEMVAKGELKAPVVIGRDHLDSGSVASPNRETESMKDGSDAVSDWPLLNALLNTASGATWVSLHHGGGVGMGFSQHAGMVIVADGTREAAKRLERVLWNDPATGVMRHADAGYDIAIACAKEHQLNLPGILG comes from the coding sequence ATGAACGATCCTCGCCACAACATCCGTGAAATTCGCAGCCCGCGCGGCACCGAGCTCAACGCCCGCACATGGCAGACCGAAGCGCCGTTGCGCATGCTGATGAACAATCTCGATCCGGACGTCGCCGAAAACCCCAACGAGCTGGTCGTCTATGGCGGCATCGGCCGGGCGGCGCGCACCTGGAACGATTTCGACCAGATCGTCGCTTCGCTGAAGACGCTTGGAGACGACGAGACGCTGCTGGTGCAGTCCGGCAAGCCGGTTGGCGTGTTTCGCACGCACACCGACGCACCGCGCGTGCTCATCGCCAATTCCAACCTGGTGCCGCACTGGGCAAATTGGGAAAAATTCAACGAGCTCGATAAGAAGGGCCTGATGATGTACGGCCAGATGACGGCCGGCTCGTGGATCTACATCGGCACGCAAGGCATCGTGCAGGGCACCTACGAGACCTTCGTCGAGGCCGGCCGCCAGCACTATAGCGGCAATCTCAAGGGAAAATGGATCCTGACCGGCGGCCTCGGCGGCATGGGCGGCGCCCAGCCGCTGGCCGCCGTCATGGCCCGCGCCTGCTGCCTCGCCATCGAATGCAACCCGGATTCGATCGATTTCCGCCTGCGCACCCGCTATGTCGACGAGAAGGCCGAGACGCTCGATGAGGCGATGGCGATGATCGAGCGCTGGACCAAGGCCGGTGAGGCGAAGTCAGTCGGCCTCCTCGGCAATACGGCCGAGATCGTGCCGGAAATGTTCAGGCGTGGCATCCGGCCCGATATGGTCACCGACCAGACTTCGGCCCATGACCCCATCAACGGCTATTTGCCGAAGGGCTGGACGATGGCTGAGTGGCGCGAGAAGCGCGTCTCCGATCCAAAGGCGGTTGAAAAAGCGGCCCGCGCGTCGATGCGCGAGCATGTCGAGGCCATGGTGGCGTTCTGGAACGCCGGCGTGCCGACGCTCGACTACGGCAACAACATTCGCCAGGTGGCGAAAGACGAGGGCTTCGAGAACGCCTTTGCCTTCCCCGGCTTTGTGCCGGCCTATATCCGTCCGCTGTTTTGCCGCGGCATCGGCCCGTTCCGCTGGGCAGCACTGTCCGGCGACCCGGAAGACATCTACAAGACCGACGCCAAGGTGCGCGAACTGACGCCCGGCAACACCCATCTGCACAACTGGCTCGACATGGCGCGCGAGCGCATCGCCTTCCAGGGCCTGCCCGCGCGCATCTGCTGGGTCGGCCTCGGCGACCGGCATAGGCTGGGCCTTGCCTTCAACGAGATGGTGGCCAAAGGCGAACTCAAGGCGCCGGTGGTCATCGGCCGCGATCACCTCGATTCCGGCTCCGTCGCCTCGCCGAACCGCGAGACGGAATCGATGAAGGACGGCTCGGATGCCGTGTCCGACTGGCCGTTGCTCAACGCGCTGCTCAACACCGCCTCCGGCGCCACCTGGGTGTCGCTGCACCATGGCGGCGGCGTCGGCATGGGCTTTTCGCAGCATGCCGGCATGGTCATCGTCGCCGACGGCACGCGCGAAGCCGCCAAGCGCCTGGAGCGTGTCTTGTGGAACGACCCTGCGACCGGCGTCATGCGCCATGCCGATGCCGGCTATGACATCGCCATCGCTTGCGCCAAGGAGCACCAGCTCAACCTGCCCGGCATCCTCGGCTGA
- the hutG gene encoding N-formylglutamate deformylase, protein MTSWLTVTRGTAPLLVSIPHTGIDLAGLENRLVSPWLGRRDCDWWIDKLYDFAGSLGATVVHTAISRTVIDVNRDPSGASLYPGQATTGLCPTETFDGDPLYGEGEEPGPSEIDERREKYFVPYHAALQAEIDRLRGLHETVVIYDCHSIRSVLPRLFDGTLPVFNLGTNDGKSADPVLQAMVGQILAETGETFVVNGRFKGGWITRHFGQPQNGVHALQMELSNRGYMREPEGKGQPGNWPVPYDADFAAPIRATLDKILQTATAWARG, encoded by the coding sequence GTGACCAGCTGGCTCACGGTGACGCGCGGCACGGCGCCTCTGCTGGTCTCGATCCCACATACCGGCATCGATCTCGCCGGCCTCGAAAACAGGCTGGTGTCGCCCTGGCTCGGCCGCCGCGACTGCGACTGGTGGATCGACAAACTTTATGACTTTGCCGGAAGCCTCGGCGCGACGGTGGTGCATACGGCGATTTCGCGCACCGTCATCGACGTCAATCGCGACCCATCCGGCGCCTCGCTCTATCCCGGCCAGGCGACGACCGGTCTCTGCCCCACGGAAACGTTCGATGGCGATCCGCTCTATGGTGAGGGCGAAGAGCCGGGCCCGTCGGAGATCGACGAACGCCGCGAGAAATATTTCGTGCCCTATCATGCGGCCTTGCAGGCCGAGATCGATAGGCTGCGCGGGCTGCACGAGACGGTCGTGATCTATGACTGCCACTCGATCCGCTCGGTGCTGCCGCGCCTGTTCGACGGCACGCTGCCGGTCTTCAATCTAGGCACCAATGACGGCAAGAGCGCCGACCCTGTCTTGCAGGCGATGGTCGGTCAGATCCTGGCCGAGACTGGCGAGACTTTTGTTGTCAACGGCCGCTTCAAGGGCGGCTGGATCACGCGCCATTTCGGCCAGCCGCAGAACGGCGTCCACGCGCTGCAGATGGAACTGTCCAACCGCGGCTACATGCGCGAACCGGAAGGCAAGGGCCAGCCCGGCAATTGGCCGGTGCCCTACGATGCGGATTTTGCAGCACCGATCCGCGCGACGCTCGACAAAATCCTGCAAACCGCGACTGCCTGGGCGCGCGGCTGA
- the hutH gene encoding histidine ammonia-lyase codes for MTELTLKPGNATLAEWRAIYRGAVPKLDNACRPKIRASAEAVARIVAKGEPVYGINTGFGKLASVRIPAADLETLQRNIVLSHAAGVGEPMPVAVCRLMMALKLASLAQGASGVRPQTIELLEAMLANDVIPVVPAQGSVGASGDLAPLSHMTAVMIGVGECFTPHGRFPAKVAFVSHGLEPVTLGAKEGLALLNGTQFSTAYALAALFEAEVLYQSALVAGALSTDAAKGSDAPFDPRIHLLRKHRGQIETADALRNLMAGSAIRESHRVGDERVQDPYCLRCQPQVMGAALAVLRQAADTLGTEANGVTDNPLIFAEDDTALSGGNFHAEPVAFAADMIALAVCEIGSLSERRIAMLVDPALSGMPAFLTPKPGLNSGFMIPQVTAAALVSENKQKAYPASVDSIPTSANQEDHVSMAAHGARRLIGMVENATAVIGIELLAAAQGCDFHAPLASSPALEAVRKLVRAEVPHLDNDRHFHPDMEKAIAMVRSGAAVKAADAIALPSISGAAL; via the coding sequence ATGACCGAACTGACGCTGAAGCCCGGCAACGCAACGCTGGCCGAGTGGCGCGCCATCTATCGTGGCGCCGTGCCGAAACTGGACAATGCCTGCCGTCCCAAGATCAGGGCCAGCGCCGAGGCAGTGGCGCGGATCGTCGCCAAGGGTGAGCCGGTCTATGGCATCAACACCGGCTTCGGCAAATTAGCCAGCGTCCGCATCCCCGCAGCCGACCTCGAAACGCTTCAGCGCAACATCGTGCTTTCTCATGCCGCCGGCGTCGGTGAGCCGATGCCGGTCGCAGTCTGCCGGCTGATGATGGCGCTGAAGCTGGCCAGCTTGGCGCAGGGCGCCTCCGGCGTACGGCCACAGACCATCGAATTGCTGGAAGCGATGCTGGCCAACGACGTCATCCCGGTGGTGCCGGCGCAAGGTTCAGTCGGCGCTTCCGGCGATCTCGCGCCACTGTCGCATATGACGGCGGTGATGATCGGCGTCGGCGAATGTTTTACCCCGCATGGCCGTTTTCCGGCCAAGGTCGCCTTTGTCTCGCACGGGCTGGAGCCGGTGACGCTCGGCGCCAAGGAAGGCCTCGCGCTGCTCAACGGCACCCAGTTCTCCACCGCTTATGCGCTGGCCGCTTTGTTCGAGGCCGAAGTGCTCTACCAGTCGGCGCTGGTCGCCGGCGCGCTGTCGACCGATGCCGCCAAAGGCTCGGACGCCCCTTTCGATCCGCGCATCCATCTGCTCAGGAAACATCGCGGCCAGATCGAGACGGCAGACGCGCTGCGCAATCTGATGGCCGGCAGCGCCATTCGTGAATCGCACCGGGTCGGCGACGAGCGCGTGCAGGACCCGTACTGCCTGCGCTGCCAGCCGCAGGTCATGGGCGCCGCACTCGCCGTGCTGCGCCAGGCCGCCGATACGCTGGGCACCGAGGCCAACGGCGTCACCGACAATCCGCTGATCTTCGCCGAGGACGACACGGCCCTTTCCGGCGGCAATTTCCACGCCGAGCCGGTGGCCTTCGCCGCCGACATGATCGCGCTCGCCGTCTGCGAGATCGGCTCGCTGTCGGAGCGGCGCATCGCCATGCTGGTCGACCCGGCGCTGTCGGGCATGCCGGCCTTCCTGACGCCGAAGCCCGGCCTGAACTCCGGCTTCATGATCCCGCAGGTGACGGCGGCGGCCCTCGTCTCCGAGAACAAGCAGAAGGCCTATCCGGCCAGTGTCGATTCGATCCCGACCTCGGCCAACCAGGAAGACCACGTCTCGATGGCCGCGCACGGCGCGCGCCGCCTGATCGGCATGGTCGAGAATGCGACGGCCGTCATCGGCATCGAATTGCTGGCTGCCGCCCAAGGCTGCGATTTCCATGCACCGCTGGCGTCGAGCCCCGCACTTGAGGCTGTGCGCAAGCTGGTCCGGGCGGAAGTGCCGCATCTCGACAACGACCGCCATTTCCACCCCGACATGGAAAAGGCCATCGCCATGGTGCGCAGTGGCGCGGCGGTGAAGGCAGCGGACGCGATAGCGCTTCCATCCATTTCGGGGGCTGCATTGTGA
- the hutI gene encoding imidazolonepropionase encodes MAAESKSRAGAVRIWRNARLATMAESAAGLGIVEKGAIAARDGLIVFAGPETEMPAALSQGADSVDCEGRWVTPGLIDCHTHLVHAGNRANEFEMRLAGATYEEVAKAGGGIVSSVKALRAASEDELVAQSLLRLDALMAEGVTTVEIKSGYGLDLDNETKSLRAARRLGEERPVTVRTTCLAAHALPPEAKGDKDAFIDLVAKTILPAIAAEGLADAVDGFCEGIAFSPDQIARVFDAAQAAGLPVKLHADQLSNLHGAELAARYGALSADHLEYTDEAGAAAMARAGTVATILPGAYYFIRETKKPPVGLFRQHGVKMAVATDNNPGTSPLTSLLLTMNMAATLFGLTVDECLAGITREAARALGLLEKTGTLEAGKSADLAIWDIERPAELVYRMGFNPLHARIWRGQ; translated from the coding sequence ATGGCTGCAGAAAGCAAAAGCCGGGCAGGGGCGGTTCGCATCTGGCGCAATGCACGCCTGGCGACCATGGCCGAAAGCGCTGCCGGACTGGGCATCGTCGAAAAGGGTGCGATTGCCGCGCGCGATGGCCTGATCGTTTTTGCTGGCCCGGAAACCGAGATGCCGGCGGCCCTCAGCCAGGGCGCAGACTCCGTCGATTGTGAAGGCCGCTGGGTCACGCCTGGCCTCATCGACTGCCACACCCATCTGGTCCATGCCGGGAACCGCGCCAACGAATTCGAGATGCGGCTGGCCGGCGCCACCTATGAAGAAGTCGCCAAGGCCGGCGGCGGCATTGTCTCCTCGGTCAAGGCGCTGCGCGCCGCCAGCGAGGACGAACTGGTCGCGCAGTCGCTACTGCGTCTCGACGCGCTGATGGCGGAAGGCGTCACCACCGTGGAGATAAAGTCTGGCTACGGGCTCGACCTCGACAACGAGACAAAGTCGCTGCGCGCGGCCCGGCGGCTGGGAGAAGAGCGCCCGGTGACGGTCCGCACGACATGTCTCGCCGCCCACGCGCTGCCGCCCGAGGCAAAAGGCGACAAGGACGCTTTCATTGATCTGGTCGCCAAAACGATCCTTCCCGCGATTGCCGCCGAAGGCCTGGCCGACGCAGTAGATGGTTTTTGCGAGGGCATCGCCTTTTCGCCGGACCAGATAGCGCGCGTATTCGATGCGGCGCAGGCGGCGGGCCTGCCGGTAAAGCTCCATGCCGACCAGTTGTCCAATCTGCACGGCGCCGAACTCGCCGCGCGCTATGGCGCGCTGTCGGCCGACCACCTCGAATACACCGACGAGGCGGGCGCGGCGGCGATGGCCAGGGCAGGGACCGTGGCGACGATCCTGCCCGGTGCCTACTACTTCATCCGCGAGACCAAGAAGCCGCCGGTCGGTCTGTTCCGTCAGCACGGCGTCAAAATGGCGGTCGCCACCGACAACAATCCCGGCACCTCGCCGCTGACCTCGCTGCTGCTGACCATGAACATGGCCGCGACATTGTTCGGCCTGACCGTCGACGAATGCCTCGCCGGCATCACCCGTGAGGCCGCCCGCGCACTCGGATTGCTGGAAAAGACAGGCACTCTAGAGGCCGGAAAATCCGCCGACCTGGCGATCTGGGACATCGAGCGCCCAGCCGAACTCGTCTACCGCATGGGCTTCAACCCGCTGCATGCCCGCATCTGGAGGGGACAATGA
- a CDS encoding formimidoylglutamate deiminase produces the protein MAAIFVEQALLPDGWHNNVRIVVTDGRIATVEPDTAAQPGDERHAILLPGMPNLHSHAFQRGMAGLAELRGPSADSFWSWREVMYRFALSMTPDQVEAVAAQLYVEMLEAGFSRVGEFHYLHHDRDGQPYANIAEMAERIAAAAAETGIGLTLLPVFYAHSSFGGAAPNEGQRRFINDVTRFARLVEKCQESVHGSSRAVVGVAPHSLRATTPDELATVAAMAPDGPIHIHVAEQVKEVEDCLAWSGARPVEWLLANAKVDKRWCLIHATHMTEAETIGMAKSGAIAGLCPITEANLGDGTFAAPLFTHHGGRFGVGSDSNVLIGLPDELRQLEYSQRLAHRARNVLAVAGGSTGRALFDAALEGGSAALGAGPSQIAVGDSADFVSLDSNHPSLAGKTGDAVLDAWIFANGTRVDCVWVHGQKLVSGARHARRDAIAKRFRKVMTALSA, from the coding sequence GTGGCGGCGATCTTTGTGGAACAGGCGCTTCTGCCCGACGGCTGGCACAACAATGTGCGGATCGTGGTCACAGACGGCCGTATCGCCACAGTCGAGCCCGACACCGCAGCCCAGCCCGGTGACGAGCGCCACGCCATCCTCTTGCCGGGCATGCCGAACCTGCACAGCCACGCCTTCCAGCGCGGCATGGCCGGCCTCGCCGAGTTGCGCGGCCCTTCGGCAGACAGTTTCTGGAGCTGGCGCGAGGTGATGTACCGTTTCGCGCTGTCGATGACGCCCGACCAAGTCGAGGCGGTTGCCGCACAGCTTTATGTCGAGATGCTGGAAGCCGGATTTTCGCGCGTCGGCGAGTTTCACTATCTCCACCACGACCGCGACGGCCAACCCTATGCCAACATCGCCGAGATGGCCGAGCGCATCGCTGCGGCAGCCGCCGAAACCGGCATCGGCCTGACGCTGCTGCCGGTGTTCTATGCGCACTCCTCCTTCGGCGGTGCTGCCCCCAATGAAGGCCAGCGGCGATTCATCAACGATGTGACTCGGTTCGCCCGGCTTGTTGAGAAATGCCAAGAGAGCGTTCACGGCTCGAGTCGAGCCGTGGTCGGCGTCGCCCCGCACAGTTTGCGCGCCACCACACCGGATGAACTTGCCACAGTTGCCGCGATGGCGCCGGACGGACCGATCCATATCCACGTCGCCGAGCAAGTGAAGGAAGTCGAGGACTGCCTGGCCTGGTCCGGCGCGCGGCCGGTCGAATGGCTGCTCGCCAACGCCAAGGTCGACAAGCGCTGGTGCCTGATCCACGCCACCCACATGACCGAGGCGGAAACGATTGGCATGGCCAAGAGCGGCGCCATCGCCGGCCTCTGCCCGATCACCGAGGCCAATCTCGGCGATGGCACGTTTGCCGCGCCCTTGTTCACGCATCATGGCGGCCGCTTCGGTGTCGGCTCCGATTCCAACGTGCTGATCGGCCTGCCCGACGAATTGCGCCAACTCGAATATTCGCAGCGGCTGGCACACCGCGCCCGCAATGTGCTGGCGGTGGCCGGCGGCTCGACCGGCCGCGCTCTGTTCGATGCCGCGCTCGAAGGCGGCAGTGCCGCCCTTGGCGCCGGCCCCTCGCAGATCGCCGTTGGCGATTCAGCCGATTTCGTGTCGCTGGATAGCAACCATCCTTCATTGGCTGGCAAGACCGGCGATGCGGTACTCGACGCCTGGATCTTCGCCAACGGTACCAGGGTCGATTGCGTCTGGGTTCATGGTCAAAAGCTGGTCAGCGGCGCTAGGCATGCAAGGCGCGACGCCATTGCAAAGCGCTTTCGCAAGGTGATGACGGCGCTCTCGGCATGA
- the hutC gene encoding histidine utilization repressor → MSMVGTLDVDGGEALSLHQRILSDISEKILSGVWAPGHRIPFEHELSAEYNCSRMTVNKALSQLAKAGLIERRRRSGSFVRRPQSQAAVLEIHDIRIEVEALGLLYRYERVARQKRRSSAEDRALLELGSTGPVLALECRHFAGKRPFAHEQRLINLGAVPEAADEEFLGTAPGPWLIGRVPWSAAEHRIRAIAADKHIAAALDIATGAPCLVVERRTWSAEHPVTHVRFTYAAESHTLVARFTPSQG, encoded by the coding sequence ATGAGCATGGTGGGGACACTGGATGTGGACGGTGGCGAGGCTCTGTCGCTGCACCAGCGCATCCTGTCCGATATCAGCGAAAAAATCCTGTCCGGTGTCTGGGCGCCCGGCCACCGCATCCCGTTCGAGCATGAACTGTCGGCGGAATATAATTGTTCGCGCATGACAGTGAACAAGGCGCTGTCGCAACTTGCCAAGGCCGGGCTGATCGAGCGGCGGCGCCGTTCAGGCAGCTTTGTCCGTCGGCCACAGTCGCAGGCGGCGGTGCTGGAAATCCACGACATCCGGATCGAGGTCGAGGCGCTCGGCCTGCTTTATCGCTACGAGCGCGTGGCTCGGCAGAAAAGGCGCAGCAGCGCCGAGGATCGCGCCTTGCTGGAATTGGGCTCGACCGGGCCGGTGCTGGCGCTGGAATGCCGGCATTTCGCCGGCAAGCGGCCGTTCGCCCACGAACAGCGGTTGATCAATCTTGGCGCCGTGCCTGAAGCGGCCGACGAGGAATTTCTTGGCACCGCGCCCGGCCCATGGCTGATCGGCCGCGTGCCGTGGAGTGCCGCCGAACACCGCATTCGCGCCATTGCCGCCGACAAGCACATTGCGGCGGCACTCGATATCGCCACCGGTGCGCCGTGTTTGGTGGTCGAGCGGCGGACATGGAGCGCCGAGCACCCGGTCACCCATGTTCGCTTTACCTACGCAGCCGAGAGCCACACGCTGGTGGCAAGGTTTACGCCTTCGCAGGGGTAG
- a CDS encoding RidA family protein, which produces MSIRRIDVGPRMSQIVIHGNTVYLAGQVGTPGASVGEQTKSILAAIDELLAKAGTDKTKILQAIIWLADMGTFAEMNKEWDKWVPQGNTPARATGEAKLAGPEYTVEIIVTAAV; this is translated from the coding sequence ATGAGCATTCGTCGCATCGATGTGGGCCCGCGCATGAGCCAGATCGTCATCCACGGCAACACCGTCTATCTGGCCGGTCAGGTCGGAACGCCTGGCGCAAGCGTCGGCGAGCAGACCAAGTCGATCCTGGCCGCCATCGACGAATTGCTGGCCAAGGCCGGCACCGACAAGACCAAGATCCTGCAGGCGATCATATGGCTGGCCGATATGGGCACGTTCGCCGAGATGAACAAGGAATGGGACAAGTGGGTGCCGCAGGGCAACACGCCGGCCCGCGCCACTGGCGAGGCCAAGCTTGCCGGCCCGGAATACACGGTCGAGATCATCGTCACCGCGGCGGTTTGA
- the aztA gene encoding zinc ABC transporter ATP-binding protein AztA, whose product MTTNCLTFRDLTLGYGSHPAIHHLDGTIRKGSLTAVVGANGSGKSTLMKGIVGVLKPMAGSVIRAPGVRAAYLPQQSELDRSFPARVVDLVSLGLWPRRGLLGRYTREDRDSVSQALMAVGLGGFEKRPIDTLSGGQLQRTLFARVLLQDADLILLDEPFNAVDSKTVGDLITLIKRWHGEERTIMVVVHDLELVRQNFPETLLLARQPIAWGETKETLRPENLLRARRFHEAWEENAPWCEPEGHQHGHDHSHGHDHAHGHDHAHDHGSHHGAGPRAA is encoded by the coding sequence ATGACAACAAACTGCCTGACCTTCCGCGACCTGACGCTCGGCTATGGCAGCCACCCGGCCATTCATCACCTCGATGGCACCATCCGCAAGGGCTCGTTGACCGCCGTGGTAGGAGCCAATGGCTCGGGAAAGTCGACCCTGATGAAGGGTATCGTCGGGGTGTTGAAGCCGATGGCCGGCAGCGTGATCCGCGCGCCTGGCGTGCGCGCCGCGTATCTGCCGCAACAGTCGGAGCTCGATCGCTCCTTTCCCGCCCGGGTCGTCGATCTGGTTTCGCTTGGCCTGTGGCCCCGGCGCGGACTGCTCGGCCGCTACACCAGGGAAGACCGCGATTCCGTCAGCCAGGCGCTGATGGCCGTCGGTCTCGGCGGCTTCGAGAAGCGGCCGATCGATACGCTGTCGGGCGGCCAGCTGCAGCGCACGCTGTTTGCCCGCGTGCTGTTGCAGGATGCCGACCTCATCCTGCTCGATGAACCGTTCAATGCCGTCGACAGCAAAACGGTCGGCGACCTGATCACGCTGATCAAGCGCTGGCATGGCGAGGAACGCACCATCATGGTCGTGGTCCACGATCTGGAGCTGGTGCGGCAGAATTTCCCCGAGACGCTGCTTTTGGCGCGCCAGCCAATCGCCTGGGGCGAAACCAAGGAAACGCTGCGGCCGGAAAACCTGTTGCGCGCCCGCCGCTTCCACGAAGCCTGGGAAGAGAATGCGCCCTGGTGCGAGCCCGAGGGTCATCAGCACGGGCACGATCATTCTCACGGGCACGATCATGCTCACGGGCACGATCACGCCCATGACCATGGGTCCCATCACGGCGCCGGTCCGAGGGCTGCCTGA
- the aztB gene encoding zinc ABC transporter permease AztB: protein MDMLYGLFIAPFADFGFMQRALFGSLMLSLGACPVGVFLMLRRMSLSGDAMAHAILPGAAAGFLFYGLEILPMTIGGLIAGIIVALGAGAVSRFTIQREDASMAAFYLISLAIGVLMVSIRGSSVDLMHVLFGTVLALNNEALTLIGGIVTVTLVSLAIFWRALVAECLDPLFLRSVSRLGSPVHFIFLGLVVLNLVGGFQALGTLLSVGLMMLPAAAARFWTTRVEPMCVLAVLIGFASCIAGLLLSYHASLPSGPAIILSAGVVYFASILFGTRGILRARIVHHRHRTA, encoded by the coding sequence ATGGACATGCTGTACGGTCTTTTCATCGCCCCCTTTGCCGATTTCGGTTTCATGCAGCGGGCGCTTTTCGGTTCACTGATGCTGTCGCTCGGCGCCTGCCCGGTCGGTGTGTTCCTGATGCTGCGGCGCATGAGCCTGTCCGGCGATGCCATGGCCCACGCCATCCTGCCAGGTGCCGCCGCCGGCTTCCTGTTCTATGGGCTGGAAATCCTGCCGATGACCATTGGCGGCCTGATCGCCGGCATCATCGTGGCGCTCGGCGCCGGCGCCGTCTCGCGCTTCACCATCCAGCGCGAGGACGCGTCGATGGCGGCCTTCTACCTGATTTCATTGGCCATCGGCGTGCTGATGGTGTCGATCCGCGGCTCCAGCGTCGATCTGATGCATGTGCTGTTCGGCACCGTGCTGGCGCTCAACAATGAAGCGCTGACGCTGATCGGCGGAATCGTCACGGTCACGCTGGTCAGTCTTGCCATCTTCTGGCGAGCGCTGGTTGCCGAATGCCTCGATCCGCTGTTCCTGCGCTCGGTCAGCCGGCTGGGCAGCCCGGTGCATTTCATCTTCCTCGGCCTCGTCGTGCTCAACCTCGTCGGCGGTTTCCAGGCGCTCGGCACCTTGCTGTCGGTCGGCCTGATGATGCTGCCCGCCGCCGCCGCCCGCTTCTGGACCACCCGCGTCGAGCCGATGTGCGTGCTGGCGGTGCTGATCGGCTTTGCCTCCTGCATTGCCGGGCTGCTCCTGTCCTATCACGCGTCGCTGCCATCCGGCCCGGCCATCATCCTGTCCGCGGGCGTCGTCTACTTCGCCTCGATCCTGTTCGGCACGCGCGGCATCCTGCGCGCCCGCATCGTCCATCACCGTCACAGAACGGCCTGA